A region from the Mustela erminea isolate mMusErm1 chromosome 10, mMusErm1.Pri, whole genome shotgun sequence genome encodes:
- the LZIC gene encoding LOW QUALITY PROTEIN: protein LZIC (The sequence of the model RefSeq protein was modified relative to this genomic sequence to represent the inferred CDS: inserted 1 base in 1 codon): MASRGKTETSKLKQNLEEQLDRLMQQLQDLEECREELDTDEYEETKKETLEQLSEFNDSLKKIMSGNMTLVDELSGMQLAIQAAISQAFKTPEVIRLFAKKQPGQLRTRLAEMDRDLMVGKLDRGLYTQQKVEILTALRKLGEKLTADDEAFLSANAGAILSQFEKVSTDLGSGDKVLALASFEVXKNKEMTWCGGLGH; this comes from the exons ATGGCTTCCAGAGGAAAGACAGAGACAAGCAAATTAAAGCAGAATCTAGAAGAACAGTTGGATAGACTGATGCAGCAGTTGCAAGATCTGGAGGAGTGCAG AGAGGAGCTCGATACAGACGAATATgaagaaaccaaaaaggaaactCTGGAGCAGCTAAGTGAATTTAATGATTCCCTGAAGAAAATCATGTCTGGAAATATGACTCTGGTCGATGAGCTAAGTGGAATGCAGCTG GCTATCCAGGCAGCTATCAGCCAGGCCTTTAAAACCCCAGAGGTCATCAGGTTATTTGCAAAGAAACAACCAGGTCAGCTTCGGACAAGGTTAGCAGAG ATGGACAGAGATCTCATGGTAGGGAAGCTGGACCGAGGCCTGTACACGCAACAGAAAGTGGAGATACTAACAGCTCTCAGGAAACTTGGCGAGAAG ctgACTGCAGATGATGAGGCCTTCCTGTCAGCAAATGCAGGTGCTATACTCAGCCAGTTTGAGAAAGTCTCCACAGACCTTG GCTCCGGAGACAAAGTTCTTGCATTGGCAAGTTTCGAag gaaaaaacaaagaaatgacatgGTGTGGAGGCTTGGGACATTGA